ATGACAATTTGATTGATTTCGTTTTTAATTGGTAAATGTATCCGTTAATGTCAAAGCTGAGCCTATGAAAATCAGAGTTCACGATTGTACAAATTTTCAATTCATAATTTCTAGCCAAGTCTTTAAGTTTAAATGTTAAAGTCTCAGTCTTTCAAACAATTTCAGTGAGATTTTGATTAGAATTTATAAAATTGAGTGATGGTTGGTGGCTTATAGAAAAGTGTACGTTCCACAACCCGCCATTGCATCAAAATATTGCTTAGTTTCGTTCCACACCGCGTTTGCAAAATCCACGAATCAGAAAAGTGTACGTAAGTGCATCTGCAGAGACCCCTCGGCTAGACATGCCATCGAAGAGTCTTACAGCCTCAGTTAACCTGTCAGAGTTTCAAAGACCATTAATCAACGTGTTATAAACTACAACATTCAATGCTATCTTCGCATCATTTATCATTTGCAAAAACAGATTCAATGCCTCGTCCAGTAAACCTCCTTTGCATAGAGAATCTATGATAACACAATAGGAATAAACATTCGGCTCAAAGTTGTTCCATCTAACCATGTTGTTTTGCACCTTAAGAGCAAGATGTATATTGCCTGTTCTACACAGCCCAGTTATTAAAGCTACACATGTACATTCATTCGGTTCAATTCCCATCTCAATCATTCTGTCAAACAGCTTCATGGCACAATGAATCTTCGTCTGCAAACACAACCCTTTGATCAAATAAGTGAAAGTATATACATCAGGATGATAACCCCTCTTTAGAACACCCCCAAACAAGCTGAACCCAGTGTCAGTATTCTTGGATTGACAACAACTGTTAATCAAAATGTTGAATGTAATGAGACAGGGTTTGAACCCAACCAAATTCATTCTCTTATACAAGATCATTACATCTGAATGATATTTAAGTTTTCAAAGTGAATTCAGTAAATGATTGAATGGAGCAGTATTAGATGGAAATGGGTGCAGTGCAACTAATTTATTCAAGTAAAATAAAGCATGATCCAGTTTCTTGATTTTGCCAGAGTTGCATTCATTAACCACTGCACTTACCAAATGGGAAGTATTTGAAACATAAAATCTATTTCCGAGAAGAACCAGATGAGGAGGATTCAGTGATGAAGAATGATGGGAGATTACCCTTCTGAGGGCACTCATTTTTTTTTGCCTGTTTTTCACTATTCATGCATCTACATGAACACAAATTTGTGTcgctggaaaaaaaaaagagcaatGACCCATTGGGCCCTGGCCTTTGGTGTGCACTGCTCGAGTCTCTGGCCTTTAGTATCTTACTGACACCTTTGTCTCGGTCAAAATCTGACTCGTCCAAGTCAGATATCTGATTTTTCTGTCCTTTTTTTCCCTTCTTTTCATGATTGCTAAAGGCTGATACCATGGTTACTAAGGGAGGGTACCAATTCAGGATCCAATGGCTAGGATTACTTTGTCTTTTATGAACTGGTATCCGCCCCGCTAATAGCGGTACCATCCTTTagcaattgtgttttttttttttatgtttgaccAATGTAGTGTGTAGATGTAATAAGTCAGATTCATAACTTGGCTTACCCATCTATACAAATCAAACAGTGActtgtttcaaaaataaaaaacaaaaatacaagtCTGAATTGATTTGGTTCACCCATCATTTTTTGAGTCAGTCATAATAAATCAGATTCATACAACTATTTTAGTAAAAATATAAACAAGCAATGTGTAAACAACAATAATTCCTCAACCACCGGATGAAATCATGTACGAAATTTCGAGAAAAACCTCTATCACTAATTTGGAAATGTGGGCATATGGTATATCAATTACTGATTTGAAAATATGAGGGGAAGATATCGAGACATTTACAACTTAGATTAAACCACATCTCCAAAAATATTGCACCACGAAAACACAGGTTTTCTTTCTGTTGTAGAAAAAATGTTCCTATAACACTCCTCGAGATTTGTATTGAAAGATATAATCTTAACCATTGGATGAGTCAAGGTTTACACTTGATGGATGAATTGTAGATCATTTAGATGACTCACAATTTCTCGCGTGATGCTTTTTTGTTAATGAAGAGTTTCCAGCTCAGCTCTCCAATAATTTATTGTATACTTTTCTGGTTGAAATTACACTTTTATATATAGGTTGTGGAGCAATCGTATCTATCGCAATATTTGTCTGGATACATTTGGACTACATATCTGTACCACATGCTGTCTAGGTTCATCCTGGTCCATAccaatttattctttttttcgGATCTCTAACTTCCAGGTTATTCCTAGTCTTCTTTGACTCGCTTTTTTTTGGAGGGATTTCTAATCTCCAGGGTTTGAATATGTACCTAGTCTCCTTGGTAACTGATTATCCCTTTTTCTAGGATCTGCGACTTCCAGGTTTGAATATGTACCTGGTATTCTTAGTTACTGATTTTCCCTCTTCTTAGGGATCTCTGACTGGGCTATAATCATCCTTCGATATTTTTTTACCCAAGGATCCAATACTGAGTAGAGCTATTGGGTTGGGACACTTCGACCCATATATAAACTATATGGTACAAATATAACCCCCTCTTAATTCCCAATTTGTTGATGGATTAAGGAAAGAGTCCCTTTGGGAAACTGTTCCAACATTTAACTTAGATTCCCCCAAGCTATTTTTTGAAGTGACATGGTAGTTTTCTTGTGAACAATGTTGCACTTGGTATTGCTGTTGTGGGCAGAGTTTTCCGAGTTTAATATGAACGAgtcttgatgtttgtacttgctGCTGTAACAAGTCTCTTTATTGCATTACGACAATGTGTTTTCTCTGGAATGTGACAAGGCTATCGCATCGAATGCTATAACATATTGGCACATCTCTTGGATAATATATGGATtttttggatcaaaaactttGTTGGTCTCACGGTGAGAGAAAGACTTAAGTGTCCACATATGAGGTGAGACCATAGATTCCTGCATGGTGAAAGGTTTTCTTCTCGTACTGTGGTAACGTTACAGTTTCACTGTTCGAGAAAAGATAGCATATTGCTTCCATGAGGCTTATATCATTCTGATTACATTGATATAATGTTATACGATTATAATCTAATTGATGTTCTGACAATGGTAATAACGAAATGTGATCCGCGCCTTTTGGATTATTTTTTGTAAATATCATAACTAATCATGCATTGAGAGCTTGATAGGTGACATTCTTTATTACATTTTCTAGTGACGCTTCACTACATCTCAAACCTAGTGAGGGAGCATAAGTTAAATCTGAAACTTAGTACTTTGAGATCTTTGTATTATATAGTTGATTAGATATAtatatcatgttttttttttgtcttttcatTTTCGCGTTTGCCGATTTTTAATTTCTCTTTCATCTTCTTGCTCTTCCACTCCCTTTCTAGTAAGGCTTCTTCATgcaaataattttttatattttattttacttttttcctCCAGCTCTGACCAAGTTTCCTCATAAATATTTTATTTCTCGACTCCATCAAAGCTTCTTGgcaaattgatttgattttctttCGTTCCAGCTCCAATTAACTTCTTTTTGCAACAactatatttttttgtttctccC
This is a stretch of genomic DNA from Papaver somniferum cultivar HN1 chromosome 1, ASM357369v1, whole genome shotgun sequence. It encodes these proteins:
- the LOC113276372 gene encoding pentatricopeptide repeat-containing protein At1g62914, mitochondrial-like, with the translated sequence MVSAFSNHEKKGKKGQKNQISDLDESDFDRDKGVSKILKARDSSSAHQRPGPNGSLLFFFSSDTNLCSCRCMNSEKQAKKNECPQKDVMILYKRMNLVGFKPCLITFNILINSCCQSKNTDTGFSLFGGVLKRGYHPDVYTFTYLIKGLCLQTKIHCAMKLFDRMIEMGIEPNECTCVALITGLCRTGNIHLALKVQNNMVRWNNFEPNVYSYCVIIDSLCKGGLLDEALNLFLQMINDAKIALNVVVYNTLINGL